In Tachysurus fulvidraco isolate hzauxx_2018 chromosome 1, HZAU_PFXX_2.0, whole genome shotgun sequence, a single window of DNA contains:
- the lingo1b gene encoding leucine-rich repeat and immunoglobulin-like domain-containing nogo receptor-interacting protein 1-B, translated as MTFLVTSRMVAGVVSGHSYLVACWQPILILMLGTVLSGSTTGCPSRCECNAQERSVLCHRRKLVALPEGIPIETRLLDLSKNRLKAINPEEFISYPHLEDLQLNENVISVIEPGAFSNLFGLRTLGLRNNRLKLIQLGVFTGLSNLTRLDISENKIVILLDYMFQDLYNLKELEVGDSELVFISHRAFHGLSSLEQLTMERCNMTSVPTEAFNHLHTLLVLKLWHFNVNIIRDFSFKRLYRLKLLEITNWPFLEILTDKSLHGLNITTLSITHCNLTAIPYMAIQHLVYLRSLNFSFNPIETVEGNKLHNLMRLQVFDLVGGRLVTIEPYSFRGLNYLKVLNISSNSLSTLEESAFHSVGNLETLALYDNPLACDCRLLWVFRRRWRLNFNKQQPSCLSPEFVQGKEFKDFPDILPSNYFTCQKSKIRDHKPLQRFVDEGTTVRFACQADGDPTPVIMWQSPRKQFITTKTVGRLSVSLDGTLEVRYAQIQDNGTYTCIATNAGGNDTKLAHLHVHSYSPNWPHQSNKTFAFISNQPNDSGANDTGRSVQFPFDMKTLIIATTMGFISFLGVVLFCLVLLFLWSRGKGNAKPNIEIEYVPRRVEGQTSPTEETHKIRMKMM; from the exons ATGACATTTCTG GTAACCAGCAGAATGGTGGCTGGCGTGGTGAGTGGGCACAGCTACCTGGTGGCATGCTGGCAGCCCATTCTTATCCTGATGCTGGGCACTGTGCTGTCGGGTTCCACTACAGGATGCCCTTCCCGCTGTGAATGCAATGCCCAGGAGCGCTCTGTATTGTGCCACCGCAGAAAGCTGGTTGCCCTTCCAGAGGGAATCCCTATTGAGACGAGACTATTGGACCTGAGCAAAAATCGCTTGAAAGCCATCAACCCAGAGGAGTTCATCAGCTATCCCCACCTGGAGGACCTGCAGCTTAATGAGAATGTCATCTCAGTCATCGAGCCAGGTGCATTCAGTAATCTGTTTGGATTACGGACGTTAGGACTGCGCAACAACAGACTGAAGCTCATTCAGCTAGGTGTATTTACTGGTTTGAGTAACCTCACCAGACTGGATATTAGTGAGAATAAAATAGTTATCTTGTTGGATTACATGTTTCAGGACCTTTACAATCTAAAAGAACTGGAAGTGGGAGATAGTGAGCTGGTCTTCATCTCTCATAGAGCCTTTCATGGACTCAGTAGTTTAGAGCAGCTCACCATGGAGAGGTGCAACATGACCTCCGTGCCCACGGAGGCCTTCAACCATCTCCATACCCTGTTGGTACTTAAGTTGTGGCATTTTAATGTGAACATCATTAGAGATTTTTCTTTCAAGAGACTCTATCGGCTGAAATTGTTAGAGATAACAAATTGGCCCTTTCTTGAAATCTTGACCGATAAGTCCCTCCATGGCCTCAACATTACCACACTGAGCATCACACATTGCAACCTCACTGCCATACCCTACATGGCCATCCAGCACCTTGTCTACCTTCGCTCTCTCAACTTTTCATTCAATCCCATAGAGACTGTGGAGGGCAACAAACTGCACAACCTGATGAGGCTGCAAGTATTCGACTTAGTAGGGGGTCGATTGGTCACTATTGAGCCTTACTCTTTCAGAGGACTAAACTATCTTAAGGTTCTCAACATTTCAAGCAATAGCTTGAGCACTTTAGAAGAGTCTGCCTTTCACTCAGTCGGTAATCTTGAGACCCTGGCCCTATATGACAACCCCTTGGCATGTGACTGCCGCTTGTTATGGGTTTTTCGCCGCCGCTGGAGGCTCAATTTCAACAAGCAGCAGCCATCCTGCTTGTCCCCTGAGTTTGTGCAAGGAAAGGAGTTTAAAGATTTCCCGGATATTCTCCCTTCGAATTATTTTACTTGTCAGAAATCTAAGATCCGGGACCATAAACCCCTTCAGAGATTTGTGGATGAAGGGACCACAGTTCGTTTTGCATGCCAAGCTGATGGGGATCCAACCCCTGTGATCATGTGGCAGTCTCCTCGGAAGCAATTCATCACCACCAAAACAGTTGGACGTCTGTCAGTTTCTCTGGATGGCACCCTGGAAGTACGATATGCCCAAATACAAGACAATGGCACCTATACATGTATTGCGACCAATGCAGGGGGTAATGACACCAAACTTGCTCATCTACATGTTCATAGTTATTCACCCAACTGGCCCCATCAGTCTAATAAGACATTTGCTTTCATCTCCAACCAGCCAAATGATAGTGGTGCCAATGACACTGGTAGATCAGTCCAATTTCCATTTGATATGAAGACGCTTATCATTGCTACTACTATGggatttatttctttccttGGAGTGgtattgttttgtcttgtacTCCTCTTTCTTTGGAGTCGGGGGAAAGGTAATGCCAAGCCAAACATCGAAATTGAGTATGTGCCACGTAGAGTAGAAGGGCAGACCAGTCCAACTGAGGAAACCCATAAGATCAgaatgaaaatgatgtaa